A window of Trueperaceae bacterium contains these coding sequences:
- the ispD gene encoding 2-C-methyl-D-erythritol 4-phosphate cytidylyltransferase, which yields MVSLRRPRLAALLPAAGSGVRLGLGPKAYVQLGGVTLLEHAVTALVDLVDEVIVAVPAGTEATARELLGDTATVVVGGSSRQATVRALLAATTADVVLVHDAARPFVPAVVVERVVAAVARVGAATAALPVADTIVSVADGAVVPRDALRAVQTPQGFRRELLARAHDAAMTAGAEATDDAALVRLLGAPVALVEGSPLLHKITTEADLALGEALLTLWRARRGAPG from the coding sequence GTGGTGAGCCTCCGCCGCCCCCGCCTGGCGGCGCTGCTGCCGGCCGCCGGCAGCGGCGTGCGCTTGGGGCTGGGCCCCAAGGCGTACGTGCAGCTGGGCGGGGTCACGCTGCTCGAGCACGCCGTGACCGCACTTGTGGACCTCGTCGACGAGGTGATCGTGGCCGTGCCGGCGGGCACGGAGGCGACGGCGCGGGAGCTGCTGGGCGACACCGCCACGGTGGTCGTCGGCGGGAGCAGCCGCCAGGCGACGGTGCGGGCGCTGCTGGCGGCCACGACCGCCGACGTGGTGCTCGTGCACGACGCCGCCAGGCCGTTCGTGCCCGCTGTGGTCGTGGAGCGCGTGGTGGCGGCCGTGGCGCGCGTGGGCGCTGCCACCGCCGCCCTGCCGGTCGCGGACACCATCGTCTCCGTCGCCGACGGCGCGGTGGTGCCGCGGGACGCCTTGAGGGCCGTGCAGACGCCGCAGGGGTTCCGGCGCGAGCTCCTGGCGCGGGCGCACGACGCGGCCATGACGGCGGGCGCCGAGGCCACCGACGACGCCGCCCTCGTGCGACTGCTCGGCGCGCCCGTCGCCCTGGTCGAGGGCAGCCCGCTCCTGCACAAGATCACGACCGAGGCCGACCTGGCGTTGGGGGAGGCGCTGCTGACGCTCTGGCGCGCACGGCGGGGCGCGCCCGGATGA
- a CDS encoding PspC domain-containing protein — protein MRLRRRLEGRVLGGVCGGIAELVGADVRTVRVLFVLSAPPSLGTTFLGYLLLWLLIPTGPVTAGAAD, from the coding sequence GTGCGCCTCCGCCGACGGCTCGAGGGGCGCGTGCTCGGTGGGGTGTGCGGCGGCATCGCCGAGCTCGTCGGCGCCGACGTCCGCACGGTGCGCGTGCTCTTCGTGCTGTCGGCGCCGCCGTCGCTCGGCACCACGTTCCTGGGCTACCTGCTGCTCTGGCTGCTGATCCCGACCGGGCCCGTCACCGCCGGCGCGGCCGACTGA
- a CDS encoding PASTA domain-containing protein codes for MAARHTPIDQAHRPRAVGWLLASAVGLVALTVIVAFDAARYFSVPEQALPNLVGTPFDQAARQLRALGFEPVTFVEHVEGVEAGTVTSQSPQPGAVVKRLRTVHLGVNTPPAAAVLPDLVGVAEAAAVARAAELNVPLGTTTYAPSAHPAGTVVAQSPGGGQRLGEGGSLDLTVSSGPGREPVIVPDLVGTDLDKAVQELTKLGFGRVETIASSVSFARPGTVVATAPAPGAAVPPGTPVMVQYSLSTSSAVKVPEVIGMPQWRAQLALSAAQLVVGTVTYVTDAGLPEGVVAAVPDGYTLPGTPVFLTVNGAPPAEPFDLFGGGRGGVAGQGSSQGSASGQGPTGTGGGTAGTPSDGSRLVPFTFDPTNMGVKRLLEQPYQLRLVVTDDQGERVALDRRVAAGQSVTTSILVYGEGAMLQTYIDDVFFQAWRP; via the coding sequence ATGGCAGCGCGCCACACCCCCATAGACCAGGCGCATCGCCCCCGCGCCGTGGGCTGGTTGCTCGCCTCGGCCGTCGGCCTCGTGGCGTTGACGGTGATCGTCGCGTTCGACGCGGCACGGTACTTCTCCGTGCCGGAGCAGGCCTTGCCCAACCTCGTCGGCACGCCGTTCGACCAGGCCGCCAGGCAGCTGCGCGCACTCGGCTTCGAGCCCGTCACGTTCGTCGAACACGTCGAGGGCGTCGAGGCGGGAACCGTCACGTCCCAGTCGCCGCAACCCGGCGCCGTCGTGAAACGCCTCAGGACCGTCCACCTGGGCGTGAACACCCCACCCGCGGCCGCGGTGCTGCCCGACCTCGTCGGCGTGGCGGAGGCGGCCGCCGTGGCGCGCGCCGCCGAGCTGAACGTGCCGCTGGGCACGACCACTTACGCTCCCAGCGCCCACCCGGCCGGCACGGTCGTCGCCCAGTCCCCCGGCGGCGGGCAGCGCCTCGGCGAGGGGGGCTCGCTCGACCTGACCGTCAGCTCGGGTCCCGGGCGGGAGCCGGTGATCGTCCCCGACCTGGTCGGGACCGACCTCGACAAGGCCGTGCAGGAGCTGACGAAGCTCGGCTTCGGGCGCGTCGAGACGATCGCGTCCAGCGTCTCCTTCGCGCGGCCGGGCACCGTCGTGGCGACCGCGCCCGCGCCCGGCGCGGCGGTGCCGCCCGGCACGCCCGTGATGGTCCAGTACTCCCTGTCGACCTCCAGCGCCGTGAAGGTCCCGGAGGTGATCGGCATGCCCCAGTGGCGCGCCCAGCTCGCGCTGAGCGCGGCGCAGCTCGTCGTCGGCACCGTCACCTACGTGACCGACGCCGGACTGCCAGAGGGCGTCGTCGCCGCCGTGCCCGACGGCTACACGCTGCCGGGCACGCCGGTCTTCCTCACCGTCAACGGAGCGCCCCCGGCGGAGCCGTTCGACCTCTTCGGCGGCGGCAGGGGTGGCGTGGCGGGCCAGGGTTCTTCGCAAGGCTCGGCGTCCGGCCAGGGCCCGACGGGGACCGGCGGTGGCACGGCCGGCACGCCCTCCGACGGCAGCCGCCTCGTGCCGTTCACGTTCGACCCCACCAACATGGGGGTCAAGCGGCTGCTGGAGCAGCCCTACCAGCTCCGCCTCGTGGTCACCGACGACCAGGGGGAACGCGTGGCGCTCGACAGGCGTGTGGCCGCCGGCCAGAGCGTGACCACCAGCATCCTCGTCTACGGCGAGGGCGCGATGCTGCAGACCTACATCGACGACGTCTTCTTCCAGGCCTGGCGTCCCTGA
- a CDS encoding DUF2179 domain-containing protein, with the protein MELTLAALLIFGLRIVDVSLGTLRIGFLVRGQRRLAGLFGFFESLVWLVAAAQVLANLDSPVKFVAYAAGYATGTMLGVSIERWLALGDSMMRVVTPVGSAPVEEALRAAGYYVTELNARGRDGDVRVLFSVIPRRRVPAALKLLAETNPSAFVTFENTTQAKAAVTPQSVRK; encoded by the coding sequence CTGGAGCTGACGCTCGCCGCGCTGCTCATCTTCGGGCTGCGCATCGTCGACGTGTCGCTCGGCACCCTCCGCATCGGCTTCCTGGTGCGCGGCCAGCGACGCCTGGCGGGCCTCTTCGGCTTCTTCGAGTCGCTCGTGTGGCTGGTGGCGGCGGCGCAGGTGCTTGCCAACCTCGACTCGCCCGTCAAGTTCGTCGCCTACGCCGCCGGGTACGCCACGGGCACCATGCTCGGGGTGAGCATCGAGCGCTGGCTCGCTCTGGGCGACTCGATGATGCGGGTCGTGACGCCGGTGGGCTCCGCTCCCGTGGAGGAGGCGCTGCGCGCCGCGGGCTACTACGTCACCGAGCTGAACGCTCGCGGCCGCGACGGCGACGTCAGGGTGCTCTTCTCCGTCATCCCCCGCCGGCGGGTCCCCGCCGCCCTCAAGCTGCTGGCCGAGACGAACCCGAGCGCCTTCGTGACCTTCGAGAACACGACCCAGGCCAAGGCGGCGGTGACGCCCCAGAGCGTCAGGAAGTGA
- a CDS encoding ROK family protein — protein MMTLGLDLGGTKILAAVVREGTVVDSVRVDTPQTGFADVVRALAGTAEQLLARGHEVAGIGVGSPGPLDKERRKVVFAPNIAGMHDAPLVAELERLLDLPIVLENDANAAGYAEHLYGAAREFSSSIYVTVSTGIGGGIFVGEQVLRGANGMAGEIGHMTMLVGGPMGGDGHTGSLEAIAAGRSMARDAGYAYGVEMDTREVFARARAGEPKALGIVENSALFVGIGLANLVKIIDPEAFVIGGGVAEVGPFYLGKVQAAAEHYLEGYPVPRFLVAKLGGNAGVIGAAAVAARELEARK, from the coding sequence ATGATGACGTTAGGGCTCGACCTGGGAGGCACCAAGATCCTGGCGGCGGTCGTGCGCGAGGGCACGGTGGTCGACTCCGTGAGGGTCGACACGCCGCAGACCGGCTTCGCGGACGTGGTCCGGGCGCTGGCGGGCACCGCCGAGCAACTGCTGGCGCGGGGCCACGAGGTGGCCGGCATCGGCGTCGGCTCGCCCGGTCCACTCGACAAGGAGCGGCGCAAGGTGGTGTTCGCGCCCAACATCGCCGGGATGCACGACGCGCCACTGGTGGCGGAACTCGAGCGCCTCCTCGACCTCCCCATCGTCCTCGAGAACGACGCCAACGCCGCCGGCTACGCCGAGCACCTGTACGGGGCGGCGCGCGAGTTCTCGTCGAGCATCTACGTGACGGTCTCCACCGGCATCGGCGGCGGCATATTCGTGGGTGAGCAGGTTCTCAGGGGGGCCAACGGCATGGCCGGCGAGATCGGCCACATGACCATGCTGGTGGGCGGACCCATGGGCGGGGACGGGCACACGGGGAGCCTCGAGGCCATCGCTGCCGGGCGCTCCATGGCGCGCGACGCCGGCTACGCCTACGGCGTCGAGATGGACACGCGCGAGGTGTTCGCGCGGGCGCGGGCGGGCGAGCCGAAGGCCCTCGGCATCGTCGAGAACAGCGCGCTCTTCGTGGGGATAGGCCTCGCGAACCTCGTGAAGATCATCGACCCCGAGGCGTTCGTGATCGGCGGCGGCGTGGCGGAGGTCGGCCCCTTCTACCTCGGCAAGGTCCAGGCCGCCGCCGAGCACTACCTGGAGGGGTACCCCGTGCCGCGCTTCCTGGTCGCGAAACTGGGCGGCAACGCCGGCGTCATCGGGGCGGCCGCGGTGGCCGCGCGGGAACTCGAGGCGCGGAAGTGA
- a CDS encoding acetate/propionate family kinase — translation MNPTASPQVLVVNAGSSSLKTKLLPGGESLLVERIGGSSSATASFALLERPRLEDHAAAFEFALAAFERHVPGFAPDAVGHRVVHGGTRFVSATAVTPEVERGIEELAALAPLHNPGNLAALRAALRAMPDVRHVAVFDTAFHATLPRRAYLYGLPLEYATSHGVRRYGFHGPSHDYVSRKAAQALGRRREDLRLVTLHLGNGASAAAVAGGRSVDTTMGFTPMEGLLMGTRSGDVDPGVILHLLRGGASVDEVDDLLNKGSGLKGMSGVSNDLRDVSAAAAAGAEGAAAALEVFAYRVRKTVGAYAAAMGGLDAVVFTGGIGENSAWARAACLAGLEFLGVLVDAGRNARGETLISPPGGKVAVLTIRTDEEAMIASATVAVLNGAPTEPGAEEN, via the coding sequence GTGAACCCCACCGCCTCCCCCCAGGTGCTCGTCGTCAACGCGGGCAGCTCGAGCCTCAAGACCAAGCTGCTGCCGGGCGGCGAGTCGCTCCTCGTGGAGCGCATCGGCGGGTCGAGCAGCGCCACCGCCTCCTTCGCGCTGCTCGAGCGGCCGCGCCTCGAGGACCACGCTGCCGCCTTCGAGTTCGCGCTGGCGGCGTTCGAGCGGCACGTGCCCGGTTTCGCGCCCGACGCCGTGGGCCACCGCGTGGTGCACGGCGGCACGCGCTTCGTGAGCGCCACCGCCGTGACACCCGAGGTCGAGCGCGGCATCGAGGAACTGGCGGCCCTGGCGCCCCTCCACAACCCCGGCAACCTCGCCGCGCTGCGCGCCGCGCTGCGCGCCATGCCCGACGTCAGGCACGTGGCCGTCTTCGACACGGCCTTCCACGCCACCTTGCCGCGCCGCGCCTACCTCTACGGCCTCCCGCTCGAGTACGCCACCAGCCACGGCGTGCGGCGCTACGGCTTCCACGGCCCGAGCCACGACTACGTCTCGCGCAAGGCGGCCCAGGCCCTCGGGCGCCGGCGCGAGGACCTCAGGCTCGTGACCCTCCACCTCGGCAACGGCGCCAGCGCCGCCGCCGTGGCCGGCGGCAGGTCCGTCGACACCACCATGGGCTTCACGCCCATGGAGGGGCTGTTGATGGGGACGCGCAGCGGCGACGTCGACCCCGGCGTGATCCTGCACCTGTTGCGGGGCGGGGCGTCCGTCGACGAGGTCGACGACCTGCTCAACAAGGGCTCGGGCCTGAAGGGCATGTCGGGCGTCTCCAACGACCTGCGCGACGTGAGCGCGGCCGCGGCGGCGGGCGCCGAGGGGGCCGCGGCCGCCCTCGAGGTGTTCGCCTACCGCGTGCGCAAGACGGTGGGCGCGTACGCCGCCGCCATGGGCGGGCTCGACGCGGTGGTGTTCACCGGCGGCATAGGCGAGAACTCCGCCTGGGCGCGCGCCGCGTGCCTGGCCGGGCTCGAGTTCCTGGGGGTCCTAGTGGACGCGGGTCGCAACGCGCGCGGCGAGACCTTGATCTCGCCACCCGGAGGCAAGGTCGCCGTCCTGACCATCAGGACGGACGAGGAAGCGATGATCGCGAGCGCAACGGTGGCGGTGCTGAACGGCGCGCCCACGGAACCCGGCGCTGAGGAGAACTGA